A genomic segment from Nematostella vectensis chromosome 6, jaNemVect1.1, whole genome shotgun sequence encodes:
- the LOC5521536 gene encoding cation channel sperm-associated auxiliary subunit beta — protein sequence MSSLSLLALSLITNLSLGMVKGSFLPYDFAKSGQIETVVFTAANRETESFGQLYLAGSRMEVFCQLRYRTIQDTNETRRELVDRFALNGMRPRITFSNMTRNSSFEFNEFVVDENGAYWKVNISKSEISQDNFSLDSSEAWQYYAELGKGLNLFESSGTLVVKELEPLLNLQFGDEVHGPISVISPPYGAVIRHSACSPGVSAIVPLLDTSIKQFSGCFLGVTYSYFTPSSMKWYNLLHLSASEPDLFSICKKPLFSECATLSILDFAVLKNQMIVITSQGMLVSQIFTEALEMARGQKVTFSRVSQVYPPLDKDMELGILQKDQVNFHYTAHCHDLFISKHEEVLCLVYNSLQSPSNGSVLLCSSSPFTTWTDMTPRSYRDKHLKVLGVGHDIQRDRVTLLVRDITKGDMRVEIFDSDTQKVSGPPFHVDPEDNATRIYVHPFDSVLFVYGSQVWKSLDGGNSFHQVSDLDSDDWVTSFSCDFYGETYSFTTRLGTIYTGKTGIHRVRPIKSGDSGPRLKGIVGSIVVEQARSVLTLHFHADNGELILQHNNFEITDSTNLPITSFSSMMLRILSETTMEFFPLCYSALSKCGNLFDPTHVGQVIHSSYGGSAIIARLKKSVHGSRFEGSVIAEVIEPFQELQDDVTNHPLSVSFHGENATLKLADAEWRAEDKGRTIILPNGLSFIVLDEINSTTVIAVSHFHWTRGKGLQETYTGWTLYDFSSSKLANTSWWLEEDVCRSVLISSREGDAQFIHLDSRDNLSLVVSVISKVLSGEWPSVRALPKLLIGNSKLFVVDSSYSLGHLNNSLNLFIKQRPQATGSSSLTVFIEESSLLCRSSSFTIAVHSGCPPSKMLHFIYPFTASEDALLASTVKDTLGVVRNKKLPYNYRPPSARGVGIPMTANVYHADPARPQYRDAFVVTRSTYRYKQCKGKAKRSHCGCTRATKVSSLVQHSDCIEVVYRLLFDEKLTPRFLVLREGREAETLTSPYYLEELNNRSDFEIVNSSNKTVLQQAVVMEQAKNSSIYFYGSGLFHFRAFAVQENYTFCDLEAEFLVFVDETPLPYPAKDIIRACTAMGFFTLLYVLYLWNFHFRHNIINELEETHK from the exons TTTGCCAACTCAGATATAGAACGATCCAAGACACTAATGAAACCCGGAGAGAGCTTGTTGACCGCTTTGCTCTTAACGGAATGCGACCGAGAATCACCTTTTCAAACATGACTCGAAATTCGTCGTTCGAGTTCAACGAGTTTGTGGTGGATGAAAATGGTGCATACTGGAAAGTCAACATTTCAAAGTCGGAGATATCACAGGACAACTTCTCCCTGGATAGCTCTGAGGCTTGGCAATATTATGCAGAGCTAGGAAAAGGTTTAAATCTCTTTGAGAGCAGTGGGACCTTAGTGGTTAAAGAACTGGAGCCGCTACTAAATTTGCAGTTTGGCGATGAAGTGCACGGTCCGATAAGTGTCATTTCGCCGCCGTACGGAGCAGTAATAAGGCATTCTGCTTGTTCACCTGGTGTTTCTGCTATTGTACCTTTGCTTGACACCAGTATAAAACAATTCTCAG GTTGCTTTCTTGGAGTAACATACAGCTATTTCACTCCATCCTCAATGAAGTGGTACAATCTGCTCCACCTCTCTGCAAGTGAACCTGACTTGTTCTCCATTTGCAAGAAACCCCTATTTTCTGAATGTGCAACATTGTCAATACTGGATTTTGCTGTCTTAAAGAACCAAATGATTGTTATCACATCTCAGGGCATGCTCGTCTCACAGATATTTACAGAAGCTTTAGAAATGGCTAGAGGACAAAAG GTGACTTTTTCCAGAGTTTCTCAAGTTTACCCTCCTCTAGACAAAGACATGGAGCTTGGAATTCTCCAGAAAGACCAGGTTAATTTTCACTACACTGCACACTGCCACGACCTTTTCATCTCAAAACATGAGGAGGTATTATGCCTTGTGTACAACTCACTCCAATCTCCATCAAACGGATCAGTGCTACTATGCAGCTCAAGTCCTTTCACAACCTGGACGGATATGACTCCCAGGTCCTACAGGGATAAGCACCTTAAAGTGCTTGGTGTTGGTCACGATATTCAAAGGGATCGGGTGACACTGCTGGTTAGAGACATCACCAAG GGTGATATGCGTGTGGAGATCTTTGACAGCGATACACAGAAAGTAAGTGGTCCACCTTTTCATGTTGATCCCGAGGACAATGCTACTAGGATATACGTCCACCCATTTGACAGTGTGCTCTTTGTTTATGGATCACAG GTGTGGAAGTCCTTGGATGGTGGTAACTCCTTCCATCAAGTTAGTGATCTAGATTCAGACGACTGGGTGACATCGTTCTCCTGTGACTTCTACGGGGAGACGTACTCATTCACCACTAGACTTGGCACTATTTACACAGGCAAAACAGGAATACACAGAGTAAGGCCAATTAAGAGTGGAGATAGTGGCCCGAGGCTAAAAGGTATTGTGGGATCAATTGTAGTGGAGCAAGCCCGGAGTGTCTTAACGCTACACTTCCATGCGGACAATGGGGAGCTAATTTTACAACATAATAACTTCGAGATCACTGATAGCACCAATTTGCCAATTACTTCCTTTTCCTCGATGATGCTCCGAATTTTGAGTGAGACAACAATGGAGTTTTTCCCGCTATGTTACAGTGCTTTGAGCAAGTGTGGCAACCTTTTTGATCCTACCCATGTGGGACAAGTGATTCACTCAAGCTACGGAGGCTCGGCAATTATTGCCCGTCTCAAGAAAAGCGTTCACGGCAGCAGGTTTGAGGGTAGCGTTATTGCAGAGGTCATCGAACCGTTCCAAGAACTCCAAGATGATGTCACTAACCACCCACTTAGCGTGTCTTTTCACGGTGAGAATGCGACATTAAAATTAGCCGACGCTGAATGGCGCGCGGAAGATAAGGGAAGAACGATAATCCTTCCAAACGGACTGAGCTTTATTGTGCTAGATGAAATCAATAGTACCACCGTCATCGCAGTGTCGCATTTCCATTGGACAAGGGGAAAAGGTCTTCAAGAGACTTACACTGGATGGACCTTATATGACTTCAGCTCTTCGAAACTCGCTAACACATCTTGGTGGCTAGAAGAAGATGTGTGTAGAAGTGTTCTGATCAGTAGTAGGGAGGGAGACGCACAGTTCATCCATCTCGACTCAAGAGACAACCTTTCACTCGTAGTCTCAGTTATAAGTAAGGTCCTGTCTGGAGAATGGCCGTCTGTACGTGCATTACCCAAACTCTTAATTGGAAACTCCAAGCTTTTTGTCGTTGATTCGAGTTACTCTCTCGGACACCTCAATAACAGCCTAAATCTTTTCATCAAGCAGAGGCCACAAGCTACAGGTAGCTCATCACTTACTGTTTTTATCGAAGAATCTTCGCTCCTTTGTCGCAGCTCATCATTCACCATCGCTGTTCACAGTGGCTGTCCTCCTTCCAAGATGCTGCACTTCATATACCCATTTACTGCTAGCGAAGATGCGCTCTTGGCATCCACAGTAAAAGACACGTTGGGCGTGGTACGCAACAAGAAGTTGCCTTATAACTACCGCCCTCCGTCCGCCAGAGGTGTTGGGATACCAATGACTGCCAATGTCTACCATGCCGACCCTGCAAGACCACAGTATAGAGACGCGTTTGTAGTGACTCGCAGCACGTACCGATACAAGCAGTGTAAGGGCAAGGCCAAGCGCTCTCATTGCGGATGTACTCGTGCAACTAAGGTCTCGTCACTTGTACAGCACTCTGACTGTATAGAGGTAGTCTATAGGTTGCTCTTCGATGAGAAACTAACGCCGCGATTCCTTGTTCTCCGTGAGGGCAGAGAAGCCGAGACGTTGACTTCCCCATACTACTTGGAAGAACTCAATAATCGTAGCGACTTCGAAATTGTCAACTCAAGTAATAAGACCGTTTTACAGCAAGCTGTTGTTATGGAACAAGCAAAGAATAGTTCTATTTACTTCTACGGCTCAGGGCTTTTCCACTTCAGAGCGTTTGCCGTACAGGAAAACTACACGTTCTGCGATCTTGAAGCAGAGTTTCTGGTTTTCGTCGATGAGACCCCGCTTCCATACCCTGCGAAGGATATCATTCGCGCTTGTACTGCTATGGGATTCTTTACGTTATTATACGTGCTATATTTGTGGAACTTCCACTTTAGACATAACATCATAAACGAGTTAGAAGAAACACACAAATGA